In Musa acuminata AAA Group cultivar baxijiao chromosome BXJ3-11, Cavendish_Baxijiao_AAA, whole genome shotgun sequence, one DNA window encodes the following:
- the LOC135652286 gene encoding uncharacterized protein LOC135652286: MQLQLEAEPSIFHLEISIPSLVCALSVFIDKRKEKRRELKVKRQQPERETILNAIAVERSSAFPSNLLMGLRLTPHLLFLLVISLSSPSHQLQDPALIDRIVRDSAFRSYLTDHRKTAVVYNVSLPPSVSGATVETVRYRTSSLRRHGASVNEFHVAPGVVVHPHSKRLILVIQNLGNLSSVYGSYRNISRFQLVSPVLGLLFYRAASIRNSSIPPELEILVTKRPITVDFSGLGQSTKGQRVLCALFELDGKLSLSNVTRSNACSARSQGHFALVVETIDNAGGGEEMKLSGWKVVVVSVAAGAFSAVLLGLIVVAMVTAKWKRLRTADMERRAYEEEALQISMVGHVRAPTAAMVRTTPRLENEDAPSW; the protein is encoded by the coding sequence ATGCAACTGCAACTGGAAGCAGAACCCTCGATCTTCCATTTGGAGATCTCCATTCCGTCCTTGGTCTGCGCCTTGTCGGTCTTTATCGACAAACGAAAGGAAAAGAGACGAGAACTGAAGGTAAAAAGGCAACAGCCAGAAAGAGAGACGATTCTCAATGCTATTGCGGTGGAGAGGAGCAGTGCTTTTCCTAGCAACCTATTGATGGGTCTTCGCTTGACGCCtcacctcctcttccttctcgtcATCAGTCTCTCGTCTCCTTCGCACCAACTCCAGGACCCTGCCCTCATCGACCGGATAGTGAGAGACTCAGCCTTCCGGTCCTATCTCACCGACCACCGCAAGACGGCCGTCGTCTACAATGTCTCACTCCCTCCCAGCGTCTCCGGGGCGACCGTGGAGACTGTGCGGTATCGGACTAGTAGCTTGAGGCGTCACGGCGCCTCGGTCAATGAGTTCCATGTCGCGCCAGGCGTCGTCGTTCATCCCCACTCTAAGAGGCTCATCCTGGTGATTCAGAACCTGGGCAACCTCTCTTCCGTGTACGGCAGCTACAGGAACATATCGAGGTTTCAACTGGTCTCTCCGGTGCTGGGCCTTCTATTCTACAGAGCAGCGAGCATTCGCAATTCTTCGATTCCACCTGAGCTGGAGATCTTGGTGACGAAGAGACCCATCACAGTAGATTTTTCGGGATTGGGGCAGAGCACCAAGGGACAGCGAGTGCTCTGCGCGCTGTTCGAGTTGGACGGCAAACTGAGCCTATCGAACGTGACCCGCAGCAATGCATGTAGTGCTCGAAGTCAGGGCCACTTTGCCCTGGTAGTCGAGACCATTGACAATGCCGGTGGTGGAGAGGAGATGAAGCTGAGCGGATGGAAGGTAGTCGTGGTCAGCGTTGCTGCGGGTGCCTTCAGCGCAGTGCTCTTAGGACTAATCGTGGTGGCCATGGTGACGGCGAAGTGGAAGAGGTTGCGGACTGCGGACATGGAGAGAAGAGCGTACGAGGAGGAGGCACTGCAGATCTCCATGGTGGGTCACGTCAGGGCACCTACAGCGGCGATGGTTCGGACCACCCCACGTCTGGAGAACGAAGATGCGCCATCTTGGTGA
- the LOC135653445 gene encoding MADS-box transcription factor 50-like, protein MVRGKTQMKRIENATSRQVTFSKRRSGLLKKALELSVLCDVEVALIIFSSRGKLHQFSSSSMQSTIERYREHSKEDTSSTTMEQDAEQWKNEASFISKKIEVLEASKQKLLGEKLESCSLEELHELEGTIEQSLRSIRGRKHHLLSEKISQLKEKESSLVKENSLLREKCKLLPGLPSAASKEVVPYTNLDQHPEVETELRIGFPGRETHGM, encoded by the exons ATGGTGAGGGGGAAGACACAGATGAAGCGGATAGAGAACGCGACGAGCCGGCAGGTGACCTTCTCCAAGCGGAGGAGCGGGCTGCTGAAGAAGGCCCTGGAGCTGTCGGTGCTTTGCGACGTCGAGGTCGCGCTCATCATCTTCTCTTCCCGGGGGAAGCTCCACCAGTTCTCCAGCTCCAG CATGCAAAGCACCATCGAGCGTTACAGAGAACACTCGAAGGAAGATACCAGCAGCACGACCATGGAACAAGACGCCGAG CAATGGAAAAACGAAGCATCATTCATCTCGAAGAAGATTGAAGTACTTGAAGCCTCTAAGCA GAAGCTCTTGGGTGAAAAACTAGAGTCGTGCTCATTAGAGGAACTGCATGAATTAGAAGGCACGATAGAGCAGAGCTTGCGCAGCATCAGAGGGAGAAAG CATCATTTGCTAAGCGAGAAGATTTCACAGCTAAAAGAGAAG GAGAGTTCCTTAGTGAAGGAAAATTCATTGCTACGTGAAAAG TGCAAGCTACTGCCGGGGTTGCCATCTGCTGCTTCCAAGGAAGTTGTACCGTACACCAACCTTGACCAACATCCTGAGGTAGAGACGGAGCTGCGCATTGGATTTCCAGGAAGAGAGACCCATGGGATGTAG
- the LOC103970259 gene encoding MADS-box protein SOC1 isoform X1 translates to MGYLFFAPPLPFISSESSHSRQRRKGKTPPAFFLSLPFLFKKKKRGEIIMVRGKREMKRIENATSRQVTFSKRRKGLLKKAFELSVLCDVEVALIIFSSGGKLYEFASSSMLSAIERYSAHSREDSISTKMEQDIEGGEYEAAWISKRIELIEASKQKLLGKNLGSCSLDELHELEGKLEESLHSIRERKYHLLQEQMAQLKEKERSLTKENESLREKYLKCKGLAKSPTATLGEGVAHNGAVQHSDVETKLCIRCPGRGTYS, encoded by the exons ATGGGTTACCTTTTCTTCGCCCCACCATTGCCTTTTATTTCTTCCGAGTCGTCTCACAGTAGGCAAAGGAGAAAGGGGAAAACACCGCCTGCCTTCTTCTTGTCCTTGCCATTTCTG tttaaaaaaaagaaaagaggagagatcATCATggtgagagggaagagggagatgaAGCGGATAGAGAACGCAACGAGCAGGCAGGTGACCTTCTCGAAGCGGAGGAAGGGGCTGCTGAAGAAGGCCTTCGAGCTGTCGGTGCTTTGCGACGTCGAGGTCGCGCTCATCATCTTCTCTTCCGGGGGCAAGCTCTACGAGTTCGCCAGCTCCAG TATGCTAAGTGCAATCGAGCGCTACAGCGCACATTCAAGAGAAGATAGCATCAGCACAAAAATGGAACAAGATATCGAG GGAGGGGAATATGAAGCAGCATGGATATCAAAGAGGATTGAACTTATTGAAGCCTCTAAACA GAAACTGTTGGGCAAAAATCTAGGGTCATGTTCGCTCGATGAACTGCATGAGTTGGAGGGCAAGCTAGAAGAAAGCTTACACAGTATAAGAGAAAGGAAG TATCATTTGCTACAAGAGCAGATGGCACAGCTCAAAGAGAAG GAGAGATCCTTAACCAAGGAGAACGAATCACTGCGTGAAAAG TATCTGAAGTGCAAGGGACTGGCTAAATCTCCAACTGCTACTTTAGGGGAAGGTGTAGCCCACAATGGAGCTGTTCAACATAGTGATGTAGAGACAAAGCTGTGCATTAGATGTCCAGGAAGAGGAACATACAGTTGA
- the LOC103970259 gene encoding MADS-box protein SOC1 isoform X2: MGYLFFAPPLPFISSESSHSRQRRKGKTPPAFFLSLPFLFKKKKRGEIIMVRGKREMKRIENATSRQVTFSKRRKGLLKKAFELSVLCDVEVALIIFSSGGKLYEFASSSMLSAIERYSAHSREDSISTKMEQDIEGGEYEAAWISKRIELIEASKQKLLGKNLGSCSLDELHELEGKLEESLHSIRERKYHLLQEQMAQLKEKERSLTKENESLREKCKGLAKSPTATLGEGVAHNGAVQHSDVETKLCIRCPGRGTYS; encoded by the exons ATGGGTTACCTTTTCTTCGCCCCACCATTGCCTTTTATTTCTTCCGAGTCGTCTCACAGTAGGCAAAGGAGAAAGGGGAAAACACCGCCTGCCTTCTTCTTGTCCTTGCCATTTCTG tttaaaaaaaagaaaagaggagagatcATCATggtgagagggaagagggagatgaAGCGGATAGAGAACGCAACGAGCAGGCAGGTGACCTTCTCGAAGCGGAGGAAGGGGCTGCTGAAGAAGGCCTTCGAGCTGTCGGTGCTTTGCGACGTCGAGGTCGCGCTCATCATCTTCTCTTCCGGGGGCAAGCTCTACGAGTTCGCCAGCTCCAG TATGCTAAGTGCAATCGAGCGCTACAGCGCACATTCAAGAGAAGATAGCATCAGCACAAAAATGGAACAAGATATCGAG GGAGGGGAATATGAAGCAGCATGGATATCAAAGAGGATTGAACTTATTGAAGCCTCTAAACA GAAACTGTTGGGCAAAAATCTAGGGTCATGTTCGCTCGATGAACTGCATGAGTTGGAGGGCAAGCTAGAAGAAAGCTTACACAGTATAAGAGAAAGGAAG TATCATTTGCTACAAGAGCAGATGGCACAGCTCAAAGAGAAG GAGAGATCCTTAACCAAGGAGAACGAATCACTGCGTGAAAAG TGCAAGGGACTGGCTAAATCTCCAACTGCTACTTTAGGGGAAGGTGTAGCCCACAATGGAGCTGTTCAACATAGTGATGTAGAGACAAAGCTGTGCATTAGATGTCCAGGAAGAGGAACATACAGTTGA
- the LOC103970259 gene encoding MADS-box transcription factor 50 isoform X4, giving the protein MVRGKREMKRIENATSRQVTFSKRRKGLLKKAFELSVLCDVEVALIIFSSGGKLYEFASSSMLSAIERYSAHSREDSISTKMEQDIEGGEYEAAWISKRIELIEASKQKLLGKNLGSCSLDELHELEGKLEESLHSIRERKYHLLQEQMAQLKEKERSLTKENESLREKYLKCKGLAKSPTATLGEGVAHNGAVQHSDVETKLCIRCPGRGTYS; this is encoded by the exons ATggtgagagggaagagggagatgaAGCGGATAGAGAACGCAACGAGCAGGCAGGTGACCTTCTCGAAGCGGAGGAAGGGGCTGCTGAAGAAGGCCTTCGAGCTGTCGGTGCTTTGCGACGTCGAGGTCGCGCTCATCATCTTCTCTTCCGGGGGCAAGCTCTACGAGTTCGCCAGCTCCAG TATGCTAAGTGCAATCGAGCGCTACAGCGCACATTCAAGAGAAGATAGCATCAGCACAAAAATGGAACAAGATATCGAG GGAGGGGAATATGAAGCAGCATGGATATCAAAGAGGATTGAACTTATTGAAGCCTCTAAACA GAAACTGTTGGGCAAAAATCTAGGGTCATGTTCGCTCGATGAACTGCATGAGTTGGAGGGCAAGCTAGAAGAAAGCTTACACAGTATAAGAGAAAGGAAG TATCATTTGCTACAAGAGCAGATGGCACAGCTCAAAGAGAAG GAGAGATCCTTAACCAAGGAGAACGAATCACTGCGTGAAAAG TATCTGAAGTGCAAGGGACTGGCTAAATCTCCAACTGCTACTTTAGGGGAAGGTGTAGCCCACAATGGAGCTGTTCAACATAGTGATGTAGAGACAAAGCTGTGCATTAGATGTCCAGGAAGAGGAACATACAGTTGA
- the LOC103970259 gene encoding MADS-box protein SOC1 isoform X3 codes for MGYLFFAPPLPFISSESSHSRQRRKGKTPPAFFLSLPFLFKKKKRGEIIMVRGKREMKRIENATSRQVTFSKRRKGLLKKAFELSVLCDVEVALIIFSSGGKLYEFASSSMLSAIERYSAHSREDSISTKMEQDIEGGEYEAAWISKRIELIEASKQKLLGKNLGSCSLDELHELEGKLEESLHSIRERKYHLLQEQMAQLKEKERSLTKENESLREKGKV; via the exons ATGGGTTACCTTTTCTTCGCCCCACCATTGCCTTTTATTTCTTCCGAGTCGTCTCACAGTAGGCAAAGGAGAAAGGGGAAAACACCGCCTGCCTTCTTCTTGTCCTTGCCATTTCTG tttaaaaaaaagaaaagaggagagatcATCATggtgagagggaagagggagatgaAGCGGATAGAGAACGCAACGAGCAGGCAGGTGACCTTCTCGAAGCGGAGGAAGGGGCTGCTGAAGAAGGCCTTCGAGCTGTCGGTGCTTTGCGACGTCGAGGTCGCGCTCATCATCTTCTCTTCCGGGGGCAAGCTCTACGAGTTCGCCAGCTCCAG TATGCTAAGTGCAATCGAGCGCTACAGCGCACATTCAAGAGAAGATAGCATCAGCACAAAAATGGAACAAGATATCGAG GGAGGGGAATATGAAGCAGCATGGATATCAAAGAGGATTGAACTTATTGAAGCCTCTAAACA GAAACTGTTGGGCAAAAATCTAGGGTCATGTTCGCTCGATGAACTGCATGAGTTGGAGGGCAAGCTAGAAGAAAGCTTACACAGTATAAGAGAAAGGAAG TATCATTTGCTACAAGAGCAGATGGCACAGCTCAAAGAGAAG GAGAGATCCTTAACCAAGGAGAACGAATCACTGCGTGAAAAG GGGAAGGTGTAG